Proteins encoded within one genomic window of Corvus hawaiiensis isolate bCorHaw1 chromosome 9, bCorHaw1.pri.cur, whole genome shotgun sequence:
- the DYNLT5 gene encoding dynein light chain Tctex-type 5, whose product MQGRESPAEPGSGPARRFPVAAVDEILRDVVGSALREQRYEAGPCREAARDIAEVVKARVKELGVPRYKIVVVTHIGQLGEQSLQIGSRCLWDPGTDTFSSFVFKNTSLFAVANVYGVYFE is encoded by the exons ATGCAGGGCCGGGAAagccccgccgagcccggctCGG GGCCTGCCAGGCGCTTCCCGGTGGCGGCGGTGGACGAGATCCTGAGGGATGTGGTGGGGAGCGCCCTGAGGGAGCAGCGCTACGAGGCGGGGCCGTGCCGGGAGGCGGCCAGGGACATCGCGGAG gttgTTAAGGCGCGGGTCAAAGAGCTGGGGGTGCCCAGGTACAAGATCGTGGTGGTGACACACATTGGGCAGCTGGGTGAGCAGAGCCTGCAGATTGGGAGCAGGTGCCTCTGGGATCCTGGGACTGACACATTTTCCTCATTTGTGTTCAAGAACACCTCGCTGTTTGCTGTGGCAAATGTCTATGGTGTGTATTTTGAATAG
- the INSL5 gene encoding insulin-like peptide INSL5, whose product MRGTVLALACLVLLLLAQEGKGEGNTVKLCGRDFIRAVVFTCGGSRWKRHLTEHHNLGESENPQHFPHEDKGDADFSSHPEQRLGIHSQEPQDVKPEQDLQNTSKVSVLNKREAVKLLTTSCCNVGCSRREISSLC is encoded by the exons ATGAGGGGCACGGTGCTGGCACTGGCTTGCCtcgttctcctgctcctggcacaggaaggaaaaggggaagggaacaCAGTGAAGCTCTGCGGGAGAGACTTCATCAGAGCCGTGGTCTTCACGTGCGGCGGCTCGCGCTGGAAGAGGCACCTCACTGAGCACCACAACCTGGGGG AGAGTGAAAACCCCCAGCATTTCCCACACGAGGACAAGGGTGACGCCGACTTCTCATCACAcccagagcagaggctggggaTCCACAGCCAAGAACCCCAGGATGTCAAACCTGAGCAAGACTTGCAAAACACCAGCAAAGTTTCTGTGCTAAACAAGCGTGAGGCAGTCAAGCTGCTCACCACATCCTGCTGCAAcgtgggctgcagcaggagagagatcagctccctgtgctga